The Pseudomonas sp. TH06 genome has a window encoding:
- a CDS encoding DHA2 family efflux MFS transporter permease subunit, with amino-acid sequence MSNNASFTPPSLLLSTIGLSLATFMQVLDTTIANVALPTISGNLGVSSEQGTWVITSFAVSNAIALPLTGWLSRRFGEVKLFLWATMLFVLASFLCGISTSMPELIGFRVLQGLVAGPLYPMTQTLLIAVYPPARRGMALALLAMVTVVAPIAGPILGGWITDSYSWPWIFFINVPIGIFAVMVVRSQLAKRPVETSRQPMDYVGLISLIIGVGALQVILDKGNDLDWFESNFIIIGAAISVIALAVFIIWEMTDQHPVVNLRLFAHRNFRIGTLVLVLGYAGFFGINLILPQWLQTQMGYTATWAGLAVAPIGILPVLLSPFVGKYANKFDLRLLAGLAFLAIGLSCFMRAGFTNEVDFQHIALVQLFMGIGVALFFMPTLSILMSDLPPSQIADGAGLATFLRTLGGSFAASLTTWIWIRRADQHHAYMSESISTFEPATRETLNHLGGASQSAYAQMDQILTSQAYMLSTVDYFTLLGWGFMGLILIVWLAKPPFAAKAGPAASGH; translated from the coding sequence ATGAGCAATAACGCCTCTTTCACGCCGCCCAGCCTGTTGCTCAGCACCATCGGCCTGTCGCTGGCGACGTTCATGCAAGTGCTCGACACCACCATCGCCAACGTGGCGTTGCCGACCATTTCCGGCAACCTTGGGGTGAGTTCGGAGCAGGGCACCTGGGTTATTACTTCGTTTGCCGTGAGTAACGCGATTGCGCTGCCGCTGACCGGTTGGCTCAGTCGGCGTTTCGGCGAGGTGAAGCTGTTTCTCTGGGCGACCATGCTGTTTGTGCTGGCCTCGTTCCTCTGCGGTATCTCCACGTCGATGCCGGAACTTATCGGCTTCCGTGTCCTGCAAGGTTTGGTCGCCGGGCCGCTGTACCCGATGACGCAAACCCTGTTGATCGCCGTGTATCCCCCCGCGAGGCGCGGCATGGCCCTGGCGTTACTGGCGATGGTCACGGTGGTCGCGCCGATTGCCGGGCCGATTCTCGGCGGCTGGATTACCGACAGTTATAGCTGGCCGTGGATCTTCTTCATCAACGTGCCGATCGGCATCTTCGCGGTGATGGTGGTGCGTTCGCAACTGGCCAAACGGCCGGTGGAAACCAGCCGTCAGCCGATGGATTACGTCGGTCTGATCTCGCTGATCATTGGCGTCGGCGCGTTGCAGGTAATCCTCGACAAGGGCAACGACCTGGACTGGTTCGAATCGAACTTCATCATCATTGGTGCGGCGATTTCGGTGATTGCGCTGGCGGTGTTCATCATCTGGGAAATGACCGATCAGCACCCGGTGGTGAATCTGCGCCTGTTCGCCCATCGCAACTTCCGCATCGGCACGCTGGTGTTGGTGTTGGGTTACGCCGGGTTCTTCGGCATCAACCTGATCCTGCCGCAGTGGTTGCAGACCCAGATGGGTTACACCGCGACCTGGGCGGGGCTGGCGGTCGCGCCAATCGGTATTTTGCCGGTGTTGCTGTCGCCGTTTGTCGGCAAGTACGCGAACAAGTTCGACCTGCGCTTGCTGGCCGGTCTGGCGTTTCTGGCGATTGGCTTGAGCTGTTTCATGCGCGCCGGGTTTACCAACGAGGTGGACTTCCAGCACATCGCTCTGGTGCAGCTGTTCATGGGCATTGGTGTGGCGCTGTTCTTCATGCCGACCCTGAGCATCCTGATGTCGGACCTGCCACCGAGCCAGATTGCCGACGGCGCCGGGCTTGCGACTTTTCTGCGGACCTTGGGCGGTAGCTTTGCGGCGTCGCTGACCACGTGGATCTGGATACGCCGGGCCGATCAGCATCATGCGTACATGAGTGAAAGCATCAGCACTTTCGAACCGGCGACCCGCGAGACCTTGAATCATTTAGGCGGTGCAAGCCAATCGGCTTATGCACAGATGGATCAGATTTTGACCAGCCAGGCGTACATGCTCTCCACCGTGGATTACTTCACGTTGTTGGGCTGGGGCTTTATGGGTTTGATTCTGATTGTGTGGCTGGCGAAACCGCCGTTTGCCGCGAAGGCAGGCCCGGCGGCTTCCGGACACTGA
- the lpxH gene encoding UDP-2,3-diacylglucosamine diphosphatase — MILLISDLHLEEERPDITRAFLDLLAGRARSASALYILGDFFEAWIGDDAMTPFQRSICQALRELSDSGTAIFLMHGNRDFMLGKAFCKQAGCTLLKDPSVVQFYGEPVLLMHGDSLCTRDVGYMKLRRYLRNPITLFILRNLPLSSRHKLARKLRSESRAQVRMKANDIVDVTPEEVPRIMQEYGVKTLIHGHTHRPAIHKLQLGEQAAKRIVLGDWDRQGWALQVDENGYALAPFDFAPPPALPAPSN; from the coding sequence GTGATATTGCTGATTTCAGATTTGCATCTGGAAGAGGAGCGCCCGGACATTACCCGGGCGTTTCTGGATTTGCTCGCCGGACGCGCCCGCTCGGCGAGTGCGTTGTACATTCTGGGCGACTTTTTCGAGGCGTGGATTGGCGACGATGCCATGACCCCTTTCCAGCGTTCCATCTGCCAGGCCCTGCGCGAATTGAGCGACAGCGGCACGGCCATCTTTCTGATGCACGGCAATCGCGACTTCATGCTCGGCAAGGCCTTCTGCAAACAGGCCGGCTGTACGCTGTTGAAGGACCCGAGTGTCGTGCAGTTCTACGGCGAACCGGTGCTGTTGATGCACGGCGACAGCCTGTGCACCCGCGACGTCGGTTATATGAAGCTGCGTCGTTACCTGCGCAACCCGATCACGCTGTTTATCCTGCGCAACCTGCCGCTGAGCAGCCGCCATAAACTGGCGCGCAAGCTACGCAGCGAAAGCCGCGCGCAGGTACGGATGAAGGCCAATGACATTGTTGATGTCACGCCTGAGGAAGTGCCGCGGATCATGCAGGAATACGGCGTGAAAACCCTGATTCACGGGCACACCCATCGCCCGGCGATCCACAAGTTGCAGCTCGGTGAGCAAGCGGCGAAAAGGATTGTGCTGGGGGATTGGGATCGTCAGGGTTGGGCGTTGCAGGTGGATGAGAACGGGTATGCGTTGGCGCCGTTCGATTTTGCCCCGCCTCCGGCCCTGCCTGCCCCTTCTAACTGA
- a CDS encoding peptidylprolyl isomerase — MTQVKLTTNHGDIVIELNAEKAPITVANFIEYVKAGHYENTVFHRVIGNFMIQGGGFEPGMKEKKDKRPSIQNEADNGLSNEKYTVAMARTMEPHSASAQFFINVADNTFLNHSGKNVQGWGYAVFGKVTAGTDVVDKIKGVSTTSKAGHQDVPADDVIIEKAEIIEA, encoded by the coding sequence ATGACTCAAGTCAAACTGACCACCAACCATGGCGACATCGTCATCGAACTGAACGCTGAAAAGGCGCCGATCACCGTCGCCAACTTCATCGAGTACGTTAAAGCCGGTCACTACGAAAACACCGTTTTCCACCGTGTCATCGGTAACTTCATGATCCAGGGCGGTGGTTTCGAGCCAGGCATGAAAGAAAAGAAAGACAAGCGCCCAAGCATCCAGAACGAAGCTGACAACGGTCTTTCCAACGAGAAGTACACCGTAGCCATGGCCCGCACCATGGAGCCGCATTCGGCTTCCGCGCAGTTCTTCATCAACGTTGCCGACAACACCTTCCTCAACCACAGCGGCAAGAACGTTCAGGGCTGGGGCTACGCGGTATTCGGTAAAGTGACCGCCGGCACTGACGTTGTCGACAAGATCAAAGGTGTTTCGACCACTTCCAAGGCCGGCCACCAGGACGTACCAGCAGACGACGTGATCATCGAGAAAGCCGAGATCATCGAAGCGTGA
- a CDS encoding glutamine--tRNA ligase/YqeY domain fusion protein, producing MSKPTVDPSSNAKSGPAVPVNFLRPIIQADLDSGKHTQIVTRFPPEPNGYLHIGHAKSICVNFGLAQEFGGVTHLRFDDTNPAKEDQEYIDAIESDVKWLGFEWSGEVRYASQYFDQLHDWAVELIKAGKAYVDDLTPEQAKEYRGSLTEPGKNSPFRDRSVEENLDWFARMRAGEFPDGARVLRAKIDMASPNMNLRDPIMYRIRHAHHHQTGDKWCIYPNYDFTHGQSDAIEGITHSICTLEFESHRPLYEWFLDALPVPAHPRQYEFSRLNLNYTITSKRKLKQLVDEKHVNGWDDPRMSTLSGFRRRGYTPASIRNFCDMIGTNRSDGVVDFGMLEFSIRQDLDANAPRAMCVLRPLKVVITNYPEDQVDNLELPRHPQKEELGVRKLPFAREIYIDRDDFMEEPPKGYKRLEPNGEVRLRGSYVIRADEAIKDADGNIVELRCSYDPDTLGKNPEGRKVKGVIHWVPAAASVECEVRLYDRLFRSANPEKAEDSASFLDNINPDSLQVLTGCRAEPSLGNAQPEDRFQFEREGYFVADIKDSKPGQPVFNRTVTLRDSWGQ from the coding sequence ATGAGCAAGCCCACTGTCGACCCTTCCTCGAATGCCAAGTCCGGCCCTGCCGTGCCGGTCAATTTCCTGCGGCCGATCATCCAGGCAGACCTGGACTCGGGCAAGCACACCCAGATCGTTACCCGTTTCCCGCCTGAGCCCAATGGCTACCTGCACATCGGCCACGCCAAGTCGATCTGCGTGAACTTCGGCCTGGCCCAGGAGTTCGGCGGCGTCACGCACCTGCGTTTCGACGACACCAACCCGGCCAAGGAAGACCAGGAATACATCGACGCGATCGAAAGCGACGTCAAATGGCTGGGCTTCGAATGGTCCGGCGAAGTGCGCTACGCCTCGCAGTATTTCGACCAGTTGCACGACTGGGCCGTCGAGCTGATCAAGGCCGGCAAGGCTTACGTTGACGACCTGACGCCTGAACAGGCCAAGGAATACCGTGGCAGCCTGACCGAGCCGGGCAAGAACAGCCCGTTCCGCGACCGTTCGGTGGAAGAGAACCTCGACTGGTTCGCCCGCATGCGCGCCGGTGAGTTCCCGGACGGCGCCCGTGTGCTGCGCGCGAAGATCGACATGGCCTCGCCGAACATGAACCTGCGCGACCCGATCATGTACCGCATCCGCCACGCCCATCACCACCAGACCGGCGACAAGTGGTGCATCTACCCGAACTACGACTTCACCCACGGTCAGTCGGACGCCATCGAAGGCATCACCCACTCGATCTGCACCCTGGAATTCGAAAGCCATCGTCCGCTGTACGAGTGGTTCCTCGACGCCCTGCCAGTGCCGGCGCACCCGCGTCAGTACGAGTTCAGCCGTCTGAACCTCAACTACACCATCACCAGCAAGCGCAAGCTCAAGCAGCTGGTGGACGAGAAGCACGTCAATGGCTGGGACGATCCGCGCATGTCCACGCTGTCGGGTTTCCGCCGTCGTGGCTACACCCCGGCGTCGATCCGCAACTTCTGCGACATGATCGGTACTAACCGTTCCGACGGCGTGGTTGACTTTGGCATGCTCGAATTCAGCATCCGTCAGGACCTGGACGCGAACGCCCCGCGCGCCATGTGCGTGCTGCGTCCGTTGAAAGTGGTCATCACCAACTACCCGGAAGACCAGGTCGACAACCTCGAACTGCCGCGTCATCCGCAGAAAGAAGAACTCGGCGTGCGCAAGCTGCCGTTCGCCCGTGAAATCTACATCGACCGCGATGACTTCATGGAAGAGCCGCCAAAAGGTTACAAGCGCCTGGAGCCGAACGGCGAAGTGCGTCTGCGCGGCAGCTACGTGATCCGTGCCGACGAAGCGATCAAGGACGCCGACGGCAACATCGTCGAACTGCGTTGCTCGTACGATCCGGACACCCTCGGCAAGAACCCGGAAGGTCGCAAGGTCAAAGGCGTGATCCACTGGGTGCCGGCGGCCGCCAGCGTCGAGTGCGAAGTGCGTCTGTACGATCGCCTGTTCCGGTCGGCCAACCCTGAGAAGGCCGAAGACAGCGCGAGTTTCCTCGACAACATCAACCCTGACTCACTGCAAGTGCTGACCGGTTGTCGTGCTGAGCCATCGCTTGGCAATGCACAGCCGGAAGACCGTTTCCAGTTCGAACGCGAAGGCTACTTCGTTGCCGACATCAAGGATTCGAAACCAGGTCAGCCGGTATTCAACCGTACCGTGACCCTGCGTGATTCGTGGGGCCAGTGA
- the cysS gene encoding cysteine--tRNA ligase: MLTIYNTLTKSKEVFKPLDGNKVRMYVCGMTVYDYCHLGHGRSMVAFDLVTRWLRFSGYDLTYVRNITDIDDKIINRANENGESFEALTERMIAAMHEDEARLNIKKPDMEPRATDHIPGMHAMIQTLIDKGYAYAPGNGDVYYRVGKFMGYGKLSRKKIEDLRIGARIEVDEAKEDPLDFVLWKGVKPGEPSWESPWGAGRPGWHIECSVMSTCCLGETFDIHGGGSDLEFPHHENEIAQSEAATGKTYANAWMHCGMIRINGEKMSKSLNNFFTIRDVLDKYHPEVVRYLLVSSHYRSAINYSEDNLKDAKGALERFYHALKGLPSVAPAGGEAFVERFTTVMNDDFGTPEACAVLFEMVREINRLRESDLDAAAGLAARLKELASVLGVLQLEADDFLQAGAEGRVDAAEVDALIAARLAARAGKDWAESDRIRDQLTAMGVVLEDGKGGTTWRLAD, encoded by the coding sequence GTGCTAACGATCTACAACACGCTCACCAAGAGCAAAGAAGTCTTCAAGCCGCTGGATGGCAACAAGGTGCGCATGTACGTCTGCGGGATGACCGTGTACGACTACTGCCACCTCGGCCATGGCCGCAGCATGGTCGCGTTCGACCTGGTGACCCGCTGGTTGCGGTTCAGCGGTTACGACCTGACCTACGTGCGCAACATCACCGACATCGACGACAAGATCATCAACCGGGCCAACGAGAACGGTGAGTCGTTCGAAGCGTTGACCGAGCGCATGATCGCCGCGATGCACGAAGACGAAGCGCGCCTGAACATCAAGAAGCCGGACATGGAGCCGCGCGCCACGGATCACATTCCGGGCATGCACGCGATGATCCAGACCCTGATCGACAAGGGCTACGCCTACGCCCCGGGCAATGGCGACGTGTACTACCGCGTCGGCAAGTTCATGGGCTACGGCAAGCTGTCGCGCAAGAAGATCGAAGACCTGCGCATCGGTGCGCGGATCGAGGTCGACGAAGCCAAGGAAGATCCGCTCGACTTCGTCCTGTGGAAAGGCGTCAAACCGGGCGAGCCGAGCTGGGAATCGCCGTGGGGCGCCGGGCGTCCGGGCTGGCACATCGAGTGCTCGGTGATGTCGACCTGCTGCCTCGGCGAGACTTTCGACATTCATGGCGGCGGCAGCGACCTTGAGTTCCCGCACCATGAAAACGAAATCGCCCAGAGCGAAGCGGCCACCGGCAAGACCTACGCCAACGCGTGGATGCATTGCGGCATGATCCGCATCAATGGCGAGAAGATGTCCAAGTCCTTGAACAACTTCTTCACCATTCGCGACGTGCTCGACAAGTACCACCCGGAAGTCGTGCGTTACCTGCTGGTGTCGAGCCACTACCGCAGCGCGATCAACTACTCGGAAGACAACCTCAAGGACGCCAAAGGCGCACTCGAGCGTTTCTACCACGCGTTGAAAGGCCTGCCGAGCGTGGCGCCGGCGGGTGGCGAAGCGTTCGTCGAGCGTTTCACCACAGTGATGAACGACGACTTCGGCACACCGGAAGCCTGCGCGGTGCTGTTCGAGATGGTCCGTGAGATCAACCGCCTGCGTGAGAGCGATCTTGATGCGGCGGCCGGTCTGGCGGCGCGTCTGAAAGAACTGGCGAGCGTGCTGGGCGTGTTGCAGCTTGAGGCCGATGACTTCCTGCAGGCGGGCGCCGAAGGGCGTGTCGATGCGGCTGAAGTCGATGCGCTGATTGCGGCGCGTCTGGCAGCGCGTGCGGGTAAGGATTGGGCAGAATCCGACCGCATCCGCGACCAGCTCACCGCCATGGGCGTGGTGCTGGAAGACGGCAAGGGTGGCACTACCTGGCGTCTGGCTGACTGA
- a CDS encoding MFS transporter — protein MANHYRELLTTPGATGLVLASSIARLPQAMIGIGIITMLVEQTGVYWLAGAVAGTFTLANALLGPRISKLVDQRGQSRVLPVVTAFSIVMLLSLIFAVYMRAPAALFFVLAALAGTMPSMPSMIRARWSQLFRGKPQLHTAFSLDTVLTELAYIIGPPLAIGLSVSFFAEAGPLVAVALLAVGVTAFLLQRQTEPKVVVGHASNSGSTLLIPGVRTIVLALLAMGAIGGSIDVAVVAFANAQGWPASATFILAAYAFGSLVAGLTFGALRVSLAIEKQFFIGILVTAVTGVLPIFSPDVYVLSAMLFIAGISFAPTMVVVMKLGTIIIPPSRITEGLTWMTTGISIGVALGGMLAGVVIDAFGARAGFGVAIGAGVMMMVVVLIGLRTLAAVSTARVEPAFSPSP, from the coding sequence ATGGCCAATCACTATCGCGAGCTGCTAACGACCCCAGGCGCCACCGGGCTAGTGCTCGCGAGTTCTATTGCCCGATTACCGCAAGCAATGATCGGCATCGGCATCATCACCATGCTGGTGGAGCAAACTGGCGTCTACTGGCTGGCCGGCGCGGTCGCCGGTACGTTTACCCTGGCCAATGCGCTGCTCGGCCCGCGCATTTCGAAACTGGTTGATCAGCGTGGTCAGAGCCGAGTGCTCCCCGTGGTGACGGCATTCAGCATCGTCATGTTGCTGTCGCTGATCTTCGCCGTTTACATGAGGGCGCCCGCCGCATTGTTTTTTGTTCTGGCGGCACTGGCCGGGACAATGCCGAGCATGCCATCGATGATCAGGGCACGCTGGTCGCAGTTGTTCCGGGGCAAGCCGCAACTGCACACGGCATTCTCTCTGGACACGGTGCTGACCGAACTCGCCTACATCATCGGCCCGCCACTGGCGATCGGCTTGAGCGTGAGCTTTTTCGCCGAAGCCGGGCCGCTGGTGGCGGTGGCGCTGCTGGCGGTCGGTGTGACGGCGTTTCTCCTGCAGCGCCAGACTGAACCTAAAGTGGTCGTAGGCCATGCCAGCAATAGCGGCTCAACCCTGTTGATTCCCGGTGTTCGCACGATTGTCCTGGCGCTGTTGGCGATGGGCGCCATTGGCGGATCCATCGATGTCGCCGTCGTGGCCTTCGCCAACGCACAAGGCTGGCCAGCGTCGGCCACCTTCATCCTCGCCGCGTACGCGTTCGGCTCACTGGTGGCGGGGCTGACGTTCGGTGCGTTGCGGGTTTCGCTGGCGATTGAGAAACAGTTCTTTATCGGGATTCTGGTCACGGCAGTCACCGGCGTATTGCCGATCTTTTCACCGGACGTTTATGTGCTGTCGGCGATGCTGTTTATCGCCGGCATCTCGTTTGCGCCGACCATGGTTGTGGTAATGAAGCTGGGGACAATCATCATCCCGCCGTCGCGGATCACCGAAGGGCTGACCTGGATGACCACCGGCATCAGCATCGGCGTGGCGCTCGGGGGGATGCTGGCGGGGGTGGTTATCGATGCTTTTGGTGCACGCGCAGGGTTTGGCGTGGCGATTGGCGCGGGGGTGATGATGATGGTGGTGGTGCTGATTGGGCTGCGCACATTGGCGGCTGTTTCCACTGCGCGTGTTGAGCCGGCCTTTTCGCCCTCACCCTAG
- a CDS encoding sigma-54-dependent Fis family transcriptional regulator: protein MAAPAPPLSHDALVQNSWQRCRAFGLDHQSAPAFDQLPAAGIAHLLDRHHSLVQTTHQEVLPYYENILSNSNCLIMLADNQGQVLTSWGTQRFIEPNLARGFQPGASWIERASGTNAIGTALACEQAVHIEHDEHFLKANRFMTGSAAPIFDAERKVIAVLDVSSDSYLPPSHTLGMVKMMSQTVENRLILNLFHGQHFQLTFNTGLNNLDSQWAGLLIFDESGQVLSANRRADNLLGVRLSRVSVESLFKVSLLELINQPDGLPFALQTSGRNRFQCLLKRPKQAPIQARVFVAEAKPAAPTAISLNTLHFGDSRVEKAVRQAERLLEKDIPLLIHGETGVGKEVFVKALHQASSRSKQAFIAVNCAAIPAELVESELFGYEKGAFTGANQKGSIGLIRKADKGTLFLDEIGDMPLPTQARLLRVLQERCVQPVGSSELFAVDLRIISATNRSLREQVQLGRFREDLYYRIGGLTLELPPLRERSDKEALFKRLWEQHREPTQWAGLSREVLELFGRHPWPGNLRQVSSVMQVALAMAEEQPVRPEHLPDDFFVDLEMEPVESAQPLGLDLNDVEALNRELKAAGGNISHLARRLGVSRNTLYKRLRQIEG, encoded by the coding sequence ATGGCCGCACCTGCCCCGCCGCTGTCCCATGACGCCCTCGTCCAGAATTCCTGGCAACGTTGCCGTGCGTTCGGTCTGGATCACCAAAGCGCCCCGGCCTTCGATCAACTGCCCGCCGCCGGCATTGCCCATCTGCTCGACCGCCATCACTCGCTGGTGCAGACCACTCACCAGGAAGTCCTGCCCTACTACGAAAACATTCTGAGCAACTCCAACTGCCTGATCATGCTCGCCGACAATCAGGGCCAGGTGCTGACGTCGTGGGGCACGCAACGGTTTATCGAACCGAACCTGGCGCGGGGTTTTCAGCCGGGTGCGAGCTGGATCGAACGCGCCAGCGGCACCAATGCGATCGGCACCGCGCTGGCCTGTGAGCAGGCCGTGCACATTGAACACGATGAACACTTTCTCAAGGCCAACCGCTTCATGACCGGCTCCGCCGCGCCGATTTTCGACGCCGAGCGTAAAGTCATCGCGGTGCTTGATGTGTCCAGCGACAGTTACCTGCCGCCCTCGCACACCCTCGGCATGGTCAAGATGATGAGCCAGACCGTGGAGAACCGGCTGATCCTCAACCTGTTCCATGGCCAACACTTTCAACTGACCTTCAACACCGGGTTGAACAACCTCGACAGTCAGTGGGCGGGATTGCTGATCTTTGATGAGAGCGGGCAAGTTTTGTCGGCCAATCGCCGGGCGGACAATCTGCTCGGTGTGCGCTTGTCGCGGGTCAGCGTCGAGAGCCTGTTCAAGGTGTCGTTGCTGGAGTTGATCAATCAGCCGGACGGTTTGCCGTTTGCCTTGCAGACGTCCGGGCGTAACCGTTTTCAGTGTCTGTTGAAGCGGCCGAAACAGGCACCGATTCAAGCGCGGGTGTTTGTTGCTGAGGCCAAACCCGCCGCACCGACGGCGATCAGCCTCAACACCCTGCACTTCGGCGACAGCCGCGTGGAAAAAGCCGTACGGCAGGCCGAGCGCTTACTGGAAAAAGACATTCCGCTGTTGATTCATGGTGAAACCGGCGTCGGCAAGGAGGTTTTCGTCAAAGCCCTGCACCAGGCCAGCTCACGAAGTAAACAGGCGTTCATCGCCGTCAACTGCGCGGCGATCCCCGCCGAACTGGTGGAGTCCGAGCTTTTCGGCTACGAGAAAGGTGCCTTCACCGGCGCCAACCAGAAAGGCAGCATCGGCCTGATTCGCAAGGCTGACAAGGGCACCCTATTCCTCGATGAAATTGGCGACATGCCACTGCCGACCCAGGCGCGGTTGTTACGGGTGTTGCAGGAACGCTGCGTTCAGCCGGTGGGTAGCAGTGAGCTGTTCGCGGTGGATTTGCGGATTATCTCGGCGACCAACCGTTCCTTGCGCGAACAAGTGCAGTTGGGGCGTTTCCGAGAGGATTTGTATTACCGCATTGGCGGGCTGACGCTGGAGTTGCCGCCACTTCGGGAGCGCAGTGACAAGGAGGCGTTGTTTAAACGACTGTGGGAACAGCATCGTGAACCGACGCAATGGGCGGGATTGAGCCGCGAAGTTCTGGAGCTGTTTGGCCGTCATCCCTGGCCGGGAAATCTGCGCCAGGTCAGCAGCGTGATGCAGGTGGCGCTGGCCATGGCCGAGGAACAACCCGTGCGGCCGGAGCATTTGCCCGATGATTTTTTTGTCGATCTGGAGATGGAGCCGGTTGAGAGCGCGCAGCCGCTGGGATTGGATTTGAATGATGTTGAAGCGTTGAACCGGGAGTTGAAGGCGGCCGGGGGGAATATCTCGCACTTGGCGCGGCGGTTGGGGGTGAGTCGGAATACGCTTTACAAGCGGTTGCGGCAGATTGAAGGTTGA
- a CDS encoding ABC transporter ATP-binding protein, producing MSLTLEHVCRTVEGQTWIDDACLKFEPGSFNVLLGRTLSGKTSLMRLMAGLDKPDSGRILMNGVDVTQRPVRLRNVSMVYQQFINYPTMTVFENIASPLRQAGVSKELIHSKVQETAKMLRIEKFLQRYPLELSGGQQQRTAMARALVKDAELILFDEPLVNLDYKLREELRQEMRELFKLRHTIAIYATTEPNEALALGGTTTILHEGRVIQSGPSTEVYHQPQSVLAAELFSEPPINLMPGRIAGNEVSFANFVHFPLNVDLRPVGEGEFRFGVRPSHISLVPSNDDDLELAVTVEVAEISGSETFLHVRNEHFLLVLHLPGVHEYDVDAPIRIYIPTHKLFVFDAQGRLVQAPGRRVARVA from the coding sequence ATGTCACTCACCCTGGAGCACGTCTGCCGTACCGTCGAAGGCCAGACCTGGATCGACGATGCGTGCCTGAAATTCGAACCCGGTTCCTTCAATGTTTTGCTCGGCCGCACGCTGTCCGGCAAAACCAGTCTCATGCGGTTGATGGCAGGTCTGGACAAGCCCGACAGCGGCCGCATCCTGATGAACGGCGTCGACGTCACCCAGCGTCCGGTGCGTTTGCGCAACGTGTCGATGGTCTATCAGCAGTTCATCAATTACCCGACCATGACCGTGTTCGAGAACATCGCTTCGCCGCTGCGTCAGGCCGGTGTCTCAAAAGAGCTCATCCACAGCAAGGTGCAGGAAACCGCGAAGATGCTGCGCATCGAGAAGTTTCTGCAGCGTTATCCGCTGGAACTCTCCGGCGGCCAGCAACAGCGCACCGCCATGGCCCGTGCGCTGGTCAAGGACGCTGAGCTGATCCTGTTCGACGAGCCGCTGGTCAACCTCGACTACAAACTGCGCGAAGAACTGCGCCAGGAAATGCGCGAGCTGTTCAAACTGCGCCACACCATCGCGATTTATGCCACCACCGAGCCCAACGAAGCGCTGGCGCTGGGCGGCACCACAACCATTCTTCATGAAGGGCGAGTGATTCAGAGCGGCCCGTCGACCGAGGTGTATCACCAGCCGCAATCGGTGCTGGCGGCGGAATTGTTCTCCGAACCACCGATCAACTTGATGCCCGGGCGCATCGCCGGCAACGAAGTCAGCTTCGCCAATTTCGTGCACTTCCCGCTGAACGTCGATCTGCGCCCGGTGGGCGAGGGCGAGTTCCGTTTCGGCGTGCGCCCCAGCCACATCTCGCTGGTGCCGAGCAACGATGACGACCTCGAATTGGCGGTGACCGTCGAAGTCGCCGAGATCAGCGGCTCGGAAACCTTCCTGCATGTGCGCAACGAGCATTTCCTGCTGGTGCTGCACCTGCCCGGCGTTCATGAATACGATGTCGATGCGCCGATCCGCATTTACATCCCGACCCACAAACTGTTCGTTTTCGATGCGCAGGGCCGTCTGGTGCAGGCACCGGGCCGGCGCGTCGCGAGGGTTGCCTGA